The Flavobacterium galactosidilyticum nucleotide sequence ATTTTCCTGATTTGTTTTTCTTTCAGCCTAAGAAATTATTTTTATTGAAAGGGCACGAACTCGAAATTCAGTATCTGAACTTTTGTGATGATGAGGTAGAGCAAGATTTTGAAGAAATCACAGATAGTAAAACTTCAAAAGTTGTAATAGAAGAAAAAGTAACAATTCAACAACGAATTTCAAAGGAAAGTTATCTGGAAAAAGTTTCAAAAGTCATGGAGCATATTCATCGCGGAGATATCTATGAAGCTAATTTTTGTATGGAATTCTTTGCCGAGAATGCAACTATAAATCCTTTTGAGAAATTTAGTACGCTGAACGCAATATCCCAACCGCCATTTGCCGTTTTTTTTAAGAGTAATAAACATTTTTTACTTTCGGCTACACCAGAACGTTATTTAAGAAAAGAGGGCGATACTATAATTTCGCAACCTATTAAAGGGACTTCAAAACGTTTTTCAGATCCAATTGTTGATGAGAAATCGAAAAATGATTTGGCTTTAGACCCAAAAGAACGTTCTGAAAATATTATGATTGCAGATCTTGTTCGGAATGACTTATCAAAAACTGCTCAAAAAGGAACCGTTGAAGTAAAAGAATTGTGTGGTATTTATTCTTTTTTGCAAGTGCATCAAATGATTACTACGATTACTTCCAAGTTAGATGCGCAATATGCGACTGTTGATGTAATCAAAACTACTTTTCCTATGGGAAGTATGACTGGTGCGCCAAAGATTGAAGCCATGAAAATCATAGAAGAATTAGAAGAAACAAAACGTGGTTTGTACAGTGGGGCAGTAGGTTATTTTACACCTAATGGCGATTTCGATTTCAATGTGGTCATACGCAGTATTTTGTACAATCAAGAAAAAAAATACGTTTCTTTTTCAGTAGGAAGTGCCATTACTTCGCAATCTATTCCTGAAAAAGAATATGAGGAATGTCTGCTTAAAGCAAAA carries:
- a CDS encoding anthranilate synthase component I family protein — translated: MRTSIYKSISDPKLFKQQLLSWSRQFREIIYLDSNDYPQDYSNYDCLVAVDAFTSVKTDYHNAFEDLKQYQQTTKDWLFGYLAYDLKNNTESLVSKNFDGLDFPDLFFFQPKKLFLLKGHELEIQYLNFCDDEVEQDFEEITDSKTSKVVIEEKVTIQQRISKESYLEKVSKVMEHIHRGDIYEANFCMEFFAENATINPFEKFSTLNAISQPPFAVFFKSNKHFLLSATPERYLRKEGDTIISQPIKGTSKRFSDPIVDEKSKNDLALDPKERSENIMIADLVRNDLSKTAQKGTVEVKELCGIYSFLQVHQMITTITSKLDAQYATVDVIKTTFPMGSMTGAPKIEAMKIIEELEETKRGLYSGAVGYFTPNGDFDFNVVIRSILYNQEKKYVSFSVGSAITSQSIPEKEYEECLLKAKAMREVLVS